From Candidatus Pedobacter colombiensis, one genomic window encodes:
- a CDS encoding c-type cytochrome, translated as MKRNKKLVWSILVLSMVIYTCKVSRQIVQRDANGNIIVNKNPSPAYLSPQESLKTMHLQKGYHLELVASEPMIHEPVAIAWDGNGRMYVAEMNTYMQDADGTGEMKPICTVKRLEDTNGDGKMDKAVVFIDQLLLPRMILALDDRILVNETNSNNIYSYRDTDGDGKADEKKLVFRNDEISTSNLEHQKSGLMWNLDNRIYVTVENKRYVYQDGMLKAESLYEGPGGQWGLTSDNYGRLFFSAAGSETPALNFQQNPAYGRFDFKDQYNDDFQAVWPIISTPDVQGGLSRLRPDSTLNHFTACTGQSIFRGTALPADAQGDLFICEPVGRLIRRAKVTNTNGKITLKNAYNKEEFIASTDMNFRPVNSVTGPDGCLYIVDMYRGIIQEGNWTKKGTYLRKQIDEKKFDKNIGRGRIYRVVYDGIKPDRNVPKMLDLSTDKLIPYLAHANGWWRDNAQKLIVIRGDKSVVPALKVMALSKTTSQLGKIHALWTLSGLKVLDKELLKQAFRDNDPELRKTAVWICDDLVGKGAEQLINEMEFLKNDPNADVRFQLALTLRFSKSDKAQDIIKYMIANYPDNQLLVESQKSFENENNARVLAARKAAAMKEEDQKLMLNGATIFKQLCAICHGADGKGVTIGGKDMPAPPLAGVKDVNGDPEKLIKILLHGLSGPVDDKKYADAMPALGSNDDEYIASVLSYIRNDLGNKAPLIKPEEVRKVRAANQGRTKNWTIKELESTKK; from the coding sequence ATGAAAAGAAACAAGAAACTTGTATGGAGTATCCTGGTATTGTCGATGGTTATATATACCTGTAAAGTATCCAGACAAATCGTACAACGTGATGCCAATGGAAACATTATCGTGAATAAGAACCCTTCACCAGCTTATTTATCTCCTCAGGAAAGTTTAAAGACCATGCATTTGCAGAAGGGATATCACCTGGAGCTGGTAGCCAGTGAACCCATGATTCATGAGCCTGTAGCTATAGCATGGGATGGAAACGGAAGAATGTATGTCGCCGAAATGAATACCTATATGCAGGATGCAGATGGAACCGGTGAAATGAAACCAATATGTACAGTTAAACGGCTGGAAGATACCAATGGTGATGGAAAAATGGACAAGGCTGTTGTTTTTATAGATCAGTTGCTATTGCCAAGAATGATTCTCGCTCTGGATGATCGGATTTTGGTAAATGAAACAAATTCCAATAATATTTACAGTTACAGGGATACCGATGGAGATGGAAAAGCAGATGAAAAGAAATTGGTTTTCAGAAATGACGAGATCAGTACCAGTAATCTGGAACATCAAAAGAGTGGGTTAATGTGGAACCTTGACAATAGAATTTATGTCACTGTTGAGAATAAGCGATATGTGTATCAAGATGGAATGCTTAAAGCCGAGTCCCTGTATGAAGGGCCGGGAGGCCAATGGGGCTTAACCAGCGATAATTATGGGAGATTGTTTTTTTCTGCCGCCGGATCAGAAACACCTGCACTTAACTTTCAGCAAAATCCTGCCTATGGCAGATTTGATTTTAAAGATCAGTATAATGACGATTTTCAGGCAGTGTGGCCCATTATTTCTACCCCTGATGTTCAGGGAGGCTTAAGCAGATTACGTCCGGATAGTACACTTAATCATTTTACTGCTTGTACAGGACAATCAATTTTTAGGGGAACTGCATTACCGGCAGATGCACAAGGAGATTTATTTATATGTGAGCCGGTAGGCAGGTTAATCAGACGTGCTAAAGTGACGAATACGAATGGAAAAATTACTTTAAAAAACGCTTACAATAAAGAGGAATTCATTGCATCTACAGATATGAATTTTAGACCTGTGAATAGCGTAACAGGACCAGATGGATGTCTATACATTGTTGATATGTACCGTGGAATCATACAAGAAGGCAATTGGACAAAAAAAGGCACCTATCTCCGTAAACAAATTGATGAAAAGAAATTTGATAAGAATATTGGTAGAGGTAGAATTTACCGTGTAGTATATGATGGTATAAAACCAGATCGGAATGTGCCGAAAATGTTAGACCTAAGTACAGATAAATTAATTCCTTATCTGGCACATGCTAATGGATGGTGGCGCGATAATGCGCAGAAATTGATTGTAATTCGTGGCGATAAATCAGTCGTTCCTGCTTTGAAAGTCATGGCATTGAGTAAAACAACCAGCCAACTGGGTAAGATACATGCGCTATGGACATTGAGCGGCTTAAAAGTTTTAGATAAGGAACTGCTTAAACAAGCATTTCGGGACAATGATCCGGAGCTGCGTAAAACTGCCGTGTGGATCTGTGACGACCTGGTTGGGAAAGGAGCTGAGCAACTGATCAATGAGATGGAATTCCTTAAAAACGACCCTAATGCCGATGTGCGTTTTCAGCTGGCCTTAACATTAAGATTTAGCAAGTCAGATAAAGCCCAGGATATTATCAAATATATGATCGCAAATTATCCTGATAATCAGTTATTAGTTGAATCTCAGAAAAGCTTTGAAAATGAGAATAATGCACGTGTGCTAGCAGCCAGGAAAGCAGCAGCAATGAAGGAAGAAGATCAAAAATTGATGTTAAATGGAGCCACTATCTTTAAGCAATTGTGTGCCATTTGTCATGGTGCCGACGGAAAGGGGGTGACTATTGGCGGAAAGGATATGCCTGCACCTCCATTGGCTGGAGTAAAAGATGTAAATGGAGATCCTGAAAAACTAATCAAAATTTTACTTCATGGCTTATCCGGTCCTGTTGATGATAAAAAGTATGCGGATGCTATGCCGGCACTTGGGAGCAATGACGACGAATATATTGCTTCGGTACTGAGCTATATCCGGAATGATCTTGGAAACAAAGCACCCCTGATTAAACCAGAAGAAGTCAGGAAAGTAAGGGCGGCGAATCAAGGCCGCACTAAGAACTGGACCATTAAAGAACTGGAAAGCACAAAAAAATAG
- a CDS encoding glycoside hydrolase family 71/99-like protein — translation MMRRKIYLLLICAMITGFGYAQNKHARQSRFASYKGLVMAGYQGWFNAKGDGADRGWNHYGNIDKERIGVEIWPEMSEYEKTYKTPFKLANGDNAYLFSAYDESTVKLHFKWMQQYGIDGAFVQRFVTNLKYAKGVNHNNKVLSSALNAAEKYKRAIAVMYDFSGMQDGDEQLVINDFKQLVDSMKLTSRGNNQSYLYHNGKPLVALWGVGFNDNRKYSLKNVRTIIDFLQKDPVYGGCSILLGVPTQWRELAGDTEPDPELLETFKKIDIIHPWFVGRFIESRIPKMMERVRADIAWCKQYNIDYVPVVYPGFSWHNMRPESPLDQIPRNKGQFFWKQLSGTIQNGAEMLYVAMFDEVDEGTAIFKISKNPPAGNIEFVKPEEGIPSDYYLYLSGYAGKMLRKEIPFQLNIPAPILKK, via the coding sequence ATGATGAGGAGAAAAATATATTTACTGTTGATATGTGCTATGATAACCGGTTTTGGTTATGCCCAAAATAAACATGCCAGACAATCCAGGTTCGCGAGTTATAAAGGATTGGTCATGGCGGGTTATCAAGGTTGGTTTAATGCTAAAGGAGATGGTGCTGATCGAGGCTGGAATCATTATGGAAACATCGATAAAGAAAGAATAGGAGTAGAAATCTGGCCGGAGATGTCTGAATATGAAAAAACATATAAAACACCCTTTAAACTGGCAAATGGCGACAATGCATACCTGTTTAGTGCTTATGACGAGTCGACCGTAAAGCTTCATTTTAAATGGATGCAACAATATGGTATTGATGGTGCATTTGTTCAGCGCTTCGTTACCAATCTCAAGTACGCGAAAGGAGTTAATCACAACAATAAAGTGCTTTCCTCTGCACTCAATGCTGCTGAAAAGTATAAAAGAGCAATTGCAGTAATGTACGATTTTTCGGGCATGCAAGACGGTGATGAACAGCTGGTTATTAATGATTTTAAGCAACTGGTAGACAGTATGAAACTGACCAGCCGAGGTAACAATCAAAGTTATCTATATCACAATGGAAAGCCTTTGGTAGCCCTTTGGGGAGTGGGTTTTAATGACAACAGAAAGTATTCATTAAAAAATGTTCGTACGATTATTGATTTTTTACAAAAGGATCCGGTTTACGGAGGCTGTTCTATTCTGTTGGGTGTTCCAACGCAGTGGCGAGAGCTTGCCGGAGATACAGAACCTGATCCGGAATTGCTGGAAACATTCAAGAAGATAGACATCATACATCCCTGGTTTGTTGGTCGGTTTATTGAGTCCCGGATTCCAAAGATGATGGAAAGGGTCCGGGCAGATATTGCCTGGTGCAAACAATATAACATAGACTATGTACCCGTAGTTTATCCGGGCTTTAGCTGGCATAACATGAGACCAGAGTCCCCATTAGATCAAATTCCAAGAAATAAGGGGCAGTTCTTCTGGAAGCAACTTTCAGGTACGATTCAAAATGGTGCAGAAATGTTGTACGTGGCTATGTTTGATGAAGTAGATGAAGGAACGGCAATTTTTAAAATCAGTAAAAATCCTCCGGCAGGCAACATTGAGTTTGTTAAGCCGGAAGAAGGCATCCCTTCAGATTATTATTTGTACCTGAGTGGCTATGCAGGCAAAATGCTGAGGAAAGAAATCCCTTTTCAACTTAATATTCCCGCTCCTATACTTAAAAAATAG
- a CDS encoding GH92 family glycosyl hydrolase, which translates to MIKNIIQFIIRNALFLTLLFFNNGCAVGQEKSYDGSGNLKYVDPLIGNVGHLLQPTRPTVQLPNQMIRMFPQRKDYMDDQISSFPLNVVSHRLGEVFALKPATQNPEPDSWKRKMTYDYDLEITRPWYYSTYLIDDDVKVSFTPGKKTGYYKFEFPAKGMKALLFENYNQGLNEFSFISANEITGMEVYHDDIKVYLYGVFSEEAVVGTVKDNKLSPVRKVTGKDARAWVRFPQNTTGTIEFKYAISYVSAEQAKKNYNNELKNMSFDQQVAIAEAAWAKVINQIKTTGATEAQRRSFYTALYRCYERMVDITEDGQYFSGFDHKIHQSNRPFYVDDWAWDTYLAHHPLRIILNPEQEEDMLNSYVKMYEQSGWMPTFPVLFGDHACMNGFHSTVSFLDAHRKGLKNFDLNKAYEGSLKNANEATMIPWRNGPKTELDDFYHSKGYFPALNIGEKEYVATVDKFEKRQAVAVTLGHSYDDWALGQLAKDMGKQQDYAKFNLRGQNYKNLWSNEAGLFLPKDNKGNWIKIDPKFDGGMGGRDYYDENNGWTYMWQVQHDVDGLMTLMGGRKAFENKLDQLFREPLGRSQYEFQARFPDVTGIVGQFSMGNEPGFHIPYLYNYTSSPWKTQKRIRFLLDTWFKDNVFGIPGDEDGGGMTAFVVFSAMGFYPVTPGIPVYTIGSPVFEKVAIDLPNGKTFQIIANKSSVVNKYIQSAKFDGKVLDTPWFTHQQLIAGGKLELEMGPLPNKIWGTGQDLKMSK; encoded by the coding sequence ATGATAAAGAATATTATTCAATTTATAATCAGGAATGCGTTGTTTTTAACCTTGCTTTTCTTTAATAACGGATGTGCTGTTGGACAGGAAAAGTCCTATGATGGTTCAGGTAATCTAAAATATGTAGACCCTTTGATTGGCAATGTCGGTCACTTATTGCAACCCACAAGGCCAACTGTTCAATTGCCCAACCAAATGATCAGAATGTTTCCGCAGAGAAAGGATTATATGGACGATCAGATTTCAAGCTTTCCTCTAAATGTGGTTTCTCATCGGTTGGGAGAGGTTTTTGCCCTAAAGCCTGCTACTCAAAATCCGGAGCCTGATAGCTGGAAAAGAAAAATGACCTATGATTATGACCTCGAAATTACCCGCCCATGGTATTACAGCACTTATCTTATTGATGATGATGTTAAGGTTTCATTTACTCCGGGGAAAAAAACAGGCTATTATAAATTTGAATTCCCCGCTAAAGGAATGAAGGCACTACTCTTTGAAAACTACAATCAGGGTTTGAATGAATTTAGCTTTATTTCTGCCAACGAAATTACCGGCATGGAGGTTTATCATGATGATATTAAAGTTTATCTATATGGTGTTTTTAGTGAAGAGGCTGTTGTGGGTACAGTAAAGGATAACAAGCTTTCGCCGGTACGTAAAGTTACTGGAAAAGATGCCCGTGCCTGGGTTCGTTTTCCGCAGAACACAACCGGAACTATTGAATTTAAATATGCAATATCCTATGTAAGTGCAGAACAAGCTAAAAAGAACTATAACAATGAATTGAAGAACATGAGTTTTGATCAGCAAGTTGCTATAGCTGAAGCTGCATGGGCAAAAGTGATCAATCAAATCAAAACTACCGGTGCTACAGAAGCTCAGCGGCGCTCATTTTATACCGCTTTATATCGTTGTTACGAACGTATGGTAGATATCACAGAAGACGGCCAATACTTTAGCGGATTTGATCACAAGATACATCAGAGTAATCGCCCGTTTTATGTAGACGACTGGGCCTGGGATACTTATCTGGCACATCATCCCCTTAGAATTATCCTGAATCCGGAGCAGGAAGAAGATATGTTAAATTCATATGTAAAGATGTATGAGCAAAGCGGTTGGATGCCAACTTTTCCGGTGTTGTTTGGCGATCATGCCTGTATGAATGGATTTCATTCCACCGTTAGTTTTTTAGATGCGCATAGAAAAGGATTAAAAAACTTTGACCTGAATAAGGCTTATGAGGGCTCGTTAAAGAATGCAAATGAAGCAACTATGATTCCATGGAGAAATGGACCAAAAACAGAACTTGATGATTTTTACCATAGTAAGGGTTATTTCCCTGCGCTGAATATTGGTGAAAAGGAATATGTAGCAACGGTCGACAAATTTGAAAAACGTCAGGCTGTAGCAGTCACATTAGGACACAGTTACGATGATTGGGCATTAGGCCAACTTGCAAAGGATATGGGAAAACAACAGGATTATGCTAAGTTTAATTTGAGAGGTCAGAACTATAAAAATCTTTGGAGTAATGAAGCAGGGTTGTTCTTACCTAAGGATAATAAAGGAAACTGGATAAAAATTGATCCAAAATTTGACGGCGGCATGGGAGGCAGGGATTATTATGATGAAAACAACGGTTGGACTTACATGTGGCAGGTGCAACATGATGTTGATGGTTTGATGACCCTGATGGGCGGAAGAAAGGCTTTTGAGAATAAACTGGATCAACTATTCCGGGAACCATTAGGAAGAAGTCAGTACGAGTTTCAGGCAAGATTTCCGGACGTAACAGGAATAGTCGGACAGTTTTCTATGGGAAACGAACCTGGTTTTCATATCCCTTACTTATATAATTATACATCGTCTCCATGGAAAACACAAAAACGTATCCGGTTCCTGTTGGATACCTGGTTTAAAGATAATGTATTTGGTATTCCGGGTGATGAAGATGGTGGCGGAATGACTGCATTTGTGGTTTTCTCGGCCATGGGATTTTACCCGGTAACACCCGGAATACCAGTATATACAATTGGAAGTCCTGTATTTGAAAAAGTAGCCATTGATTTACCGAATGGCAAAACCTTCCAGATTATAGCGAATAAAAGTTCAGTGGTAAATAAATATATTCAAAGTGCAAAGTTTGATGGTAAAGTATTAGACACTCCATGGTTTACCCATCAGCAACTTATTGCCGGCGGTAAGCTGGAACTGGAAATGGGACCATTGCCAAATAAAATATGGGGAACAGGACAGGATTTAAAAATGTCAAAATAA
- a CDS encoding glycoside hydrolase family 2 TIM barrel-domain containing protein → MSDQFRTLTLMLLFFSTNLFAQSKIDVTERFENPKSKLEKTGKGLLKIENGVLKSKDAYATFGDADMVNYEFSFRARTPENEKQVQIWSGFRALSRNDRYILGLRGGIENDLYLARLGYMGTDDHLALRHLDFQLTPGKWYDIKVQVVGSRIKVFLNKEELPWIDVQDPNMQLAAKGKVVLGGSWINTEFDDLKIKSLAADYFSGNPVKEYQVKKADKNLLREKQRAAYKPIPVKPIGQSRTKISLDGAWLFSPGYESKTADAISPSSSDQDWHVMTVPQFWNPNREWLHGERYNTASKGVSDNYYQKEIERCEGYTFDYKKTDVGYYRQWLELPENINGKYLELTFDAVSKIGEVFINGKRASDPHIGMFGEFKVNATPFLKPGKNLIVVKVSRDYVKDIKDADKVTDVAVTVPVTNKMLKDLAHGFYNDDPAGIWQPVALVISDPVRITDVYIKPKLTGADFEVTVKNNSNAAQKFTLSTAINSAKNKSALYDAVNLKDLSLNAGEEKTFSYSVQNLKPLLWTPTIPNLYNFNFILGLVGKEADRQMVVSGFRTFKARGDFFYLNDKQYWLRGGNHTPMSLAPNDTALANQFNKLLHDGNIMVTRTHTAPYNELWLSSSDQNGVGVSYEGGWPWLMIRNSMPDPKLIELWKNEFYDLIKKYRNHPALLFWTVNNEMKFYDNDPDFEQAKLKMAIISDVVKRIRQIDPTRPVCFDSNYTRNERKFGKDFFTKIDDGDIDDHHWYVNWYHGSIFNEFNGEWQKNFKNEGRPLISQEFSTGYASETGHPTRFYTYVHQNPGSLVGNYAYEFANPEYFLKAQTFITRESAEAVRRTNEKAAGILHFAALTWFKNIYLADKIAPHPSYLAMKKALQPVLVSAELWGRHFYAGAQLPARIYVVNDRDDATALAETELQWSIQDANGKTLVSGKEAIEPVAYYGRKWIAPKINIPSILPAAKINAKLVLRLLEKGKTVSENDYELLLSNQKWLGANELKGQNIVLVDKSDKATAVADYIGLTYKKSNSLIEAIQGKPGILILSGLDAANTSAAEIAQVKSFVTAGGKLLLLNSGKLAVSLFPEQVRDVLQENGEIVSIEIPESTVFDDIDPMETRYFNNNKRDNPLVMKSAYKINRDQGIEALASFVKIHGYLEGDMNERTRKLDEIKGFPIVKIKNTGTAILSEMMLEKGTTDPVAGKLFVNMLKDLSSN, encoded by the coding sequence ATGAGCGATCAATTTCGAACCCTTACTTTAATGCTGTTGTTTTTTAGTACAAATCTGTTTGCGCAATCAAAGATTGATGTAACAGAACGGTTTGAGAACCCTAAAAGCAAGTTAGAAAAAACCGGTAAAGGTTTGCTTAAGATAGAAAACGGGGTTTTAAAAAGTAAAGATGCTTATGCCACATTTGGCGATGCTGATATGGTTAATTATGAATTCAGCTTCAGAGCACGTACACCGGAAAATGAAAAGCAGGTACAAATCTGGTCTGGATTCAGAGCTTTAAGCAGAAACGACCGGTATATTTTGGGCCTTCGGGGTGGGATAGAAAATGACCTTTATCTGGCTAGATTAGGCTATATGGGGACAGATGACCATCTGGCCTTAAGACATCTTGATTTTCAGTTAACGCCCGGTAAATGGTACGATATCAAAGTCCAGGTTGTGGGTAGTCGCATCAAAGTTTTTTTGAATAAGGAGGAGCTACCCTGGATCGATGTTCAAGATCCAAATATGCAGCTAGCTGCGAAAGGGAAAGTCGTATTGGGCGGGAGCTGGATCAATACGGAGTTTGATGATCTGAAGATAAAATCACTGGCAGCAGATTATTTCTCCGGTAATCCCGTAAAAGAATACCAGGTCAAAAAAGCTGATAAAAATCTACTACGCGAAAAACAAAGAGCAGCATATAAACCAATTCCGGTTAAACCAATAGGGCAATCCAGAACAAAAATATCACTGGATGGCGCATGGTTGTTCAGTCCCGGTTACGAGTCAAAAACTGCTGATGCGATTTCGCCTTCATCTTCTGATCAGGATTGGCATGTCATGACCGTTCCTCAATTTTGGAATCCAAATCGGGAGTGGCTTCATGGTGAAAGGTATAATACAGCAAGTAAAGGCGTTTCAGACAATTATTACCAAAAGGAAATAGAACGTTGTGAAGGCTATACTTTCGATTATAAAAAAACTGATGTGGGCTATTACAGGCAATGGCTGGAACTACCGGAAAACATCAACGGAAAATATCTTGAATTGACTTTTGATGCGGTATCAAAAATTGGCGAGGTGTTTATCAACGGAAAACGAGCTTCAGACCCACATATTGGGATGTTTGGAGAATTTAAAGTCAACGCTACACCTTTTTTAAAGCCTGGAAAAAATCTGATTGTAGTTAAAGTATCTCGTGATTATGTAAAAGACATCAAAGATGCGGATAAAGTAACCGATGTTGCGGTAACTGTTCCGGTTACAAACAAAATGTTGAAAGATCTGGCACATGGATTTTACAATGATGATCCTGCAGGGATCTGGCAACCGGTAGCTTTGGTGATCTCAGATCCGGTAAGAATTACTGATGTGTATATTAAACCCAAATTAACAGGAGCTGATTTTGAAGTAACGGTTAAAAACAACAGCAATGCCGCGCAAAAATTTACCTTGTCTACAGCAATCAACTCAGCCAAAAACAAATCAGCATTGTATGATGCAGTGAATTTAAAAGATTTGTCTTTAAATGCCGGAGAAGAAAAGACCTTCAGCTATAGTGTACAAAATCTAAAACCATTGTTGTGGACACCAACCATTCCAAACCTGTACAATTTCAATTTTATATTGGGGTTGGTCGGAAAGGAGGCTGATCGTCAGATGGTTGTTTCCGGATTCAGGACATTTAAAGCCAGGGGGGATTTCTTTTATTTAAATGACAAACAATATTGGCTAAGAGGAGGTAACCATACCCCGATGTCTCTTGCACCTAATGATACTGCCCTTGCCAACCAGTTCAATAAATTATTGCATGATGGAAACATTATGGTTACGCGTACACATACTGCTCCTTACAATGAGTTGTGGTTATCTTCATCAGATCAGAACGGTGTAGGTGTTAGTTATGAAGGGGGATGGCCCTGGTTAATGATTAGAAACAGTATGCCCGATCCCAAATTGATAGAACTCTGGAAAAATGAGTTTTATGACCTGATCAAAAAATACAGAAATCATCCTGCGTTGTTGTTCTGGACAGTAAATAACGAGATGAAATTTTACGACAACGATCCGGATTTTGAGCAGGCTAAACTTAAAATGGCAATCATCTCTGATGTAGTTAAAAGAATCCGTCAGATTGATCCGACAAGACCGGTTTGTTTTGACTCCAATTACACCAGGAATGAAAGGAAGTTTGGTAAAGATTTCTTTACTAAAATTGATGACGGTGATATCGATGATCACCACTGGTACGTCAATTGGTATCATGGTTCTATTTTTAATGAATTTAATGGTGAGTGGCAAAAGAATTTTAAAAATGAAGGCAGGCCATTAATTAGTCAGGAGTTTTCTACAGGCTATGCCAGCGAAACCGGGCATCCGACACGATTTTATACCTATGTACATCAAAATCCCGGATCGCTTGTGGGTAATTATGCCTATGAATTTGCCAATCCGGAGTATTTTTTAAAAGCACAAACCTTTATTACCCGGGAATCCGCAGAAGCGGTACGCAGAACAAACGAAAAAGCTGCTGGTATCTTGCATTTTGCTGCATTAACCTGGTTTAAGAACATTTATCTGGCTGATAAAATTGCGCCACATCCAAGTTATCTGGCCATGAAAAAAGCATTACAACCGGTACTCGTTTCTGCGGAACTTTGGGGCAGACATTTTTATGCAGGGGCACAGTTGCCGGCAAGAATTTATGTGGTGAATGATAGAGATGATGCAACAGCACTTGCTGAGACAGAACTCCAGTGGTCTATACAAGATGCCAATGGTAAAACCCTGGTAAGTGGTAAAGAAGCGATTGAGCCTGTTGCTTATTACGGTCGTAAGTGGATTGCGCCGAAAATTAACATTCCTTCAATTTTACCTGCTGCTAAAATTAATGCAAAGTTGGTTTTAAGGCTATTGGAGAAAGGAAAAACGGTGTCTGAAAACGATTATGAATTGTTGCTTTCTAATCAGAAATGGTTAGGCGCAAATGAATTGAAAGGACAGAATATTGTATTGGTAGATAAATCAGACAAGGCTACAGCAGTTGCAGATTACATTGGGCTAACTTATAAAAAGAGCAATTCCCTGATAGAGGCTATCCAGGGAAAACCAGGTATCTTAATTTTAAGTGGCTTAGACGCTGCAAACACCTCTGCAGCGGAGATCGCGCAGGTCAAATCTTTTGTGACCGCAGGTGGAAAGTTATTGCTGTTAAATTCAGGTAAACTGGCAGTATCCTTATTCCCGGAACAGGTACGTGACGTTTTACAGGAAAATGGTGAGATTGTATCTATCGAAATTCCGGAATCCACTGTTTTTGATGATATAGATCCTATGGAAACCAGGTATTTCAACAACAATAAAAGAGACAATCCACTTGTGATGAAAAGTGCTTATAAAATTAATCGGGATCAAGGGATAGAG
- the fucP gene encoding L-fucose:H+ symporter permease, protein MNESTTKVAFTDKKFLLTLVFVTSLFMFWGIAITMADVLNKHFQHTMSLSKSQSAFVQFAVFGAYAVMGIPAGLFMKRFGYKKGVLLGLSLFALGAFLFVPAANISSFAFFGIALFIVGCGLSTLETVAHPFVASLGDQRTSDQRINFAQSFNAVGAMLGPAIGSYFLLSHNVEGSTDLTSVKILYAVIGVVILLVSISFSFVKVPPTTDPHAVSSLDAEHIDIAPDKKLLAHKHFVWAVAAQFFNVAAQAGTWAFFINYGHEKMGFTDAEAGNYMVAFMGMMLAGRFIGTFLMRLIAPNKLLAAFALGNIVMCLIVAQSFGVVSFVALLMINFFFSIMFPTIFSLGLKNLGAHTQQAASFLSMGVVGGAFFPFIMGLIADRVGIANAYYAPIICYVVIFLFAYKFYKVKH, encoded by the coding sequence ATGAACGAATCAACCACTAAAGTCGCTTTTACCGACAAGAAATTTCTGCTCACGCTTGTCTTTGTTACCTCACTTTTTATGTTTTGGGGGATCGCCATTACCATGGCCGATGTATTAAACAAACACTTTCAACATACCATGAGTCTTTCCAAATCACAGTCGGCCTTTGTACAGTTTGCAGTTTTTGGTGCTTATGCCGTAATGGGGATTCCTGCCGGCTTATTTATGAAACGTTTTGGTTATAAAAAAGGCGTGCTTTTGGGGCTATCCCTTTTTGCATTGGGCGCCTTCTTATTTGTGCCTGCCGCCAATATTTCCTCATTTGCCTTTTTTGGTATTGCCCTGTTTATTGTTGGCTGTGGTTTATCTACGCTGGAAACGGTAGCGCATCCTTTCGTCGCTTCACTCGGAGATCAGCGGACCAGTGATCAGCGGATTAATTTTGCACAGTCTTTTAACGCAGTTGGCGCTATGCTGGGCCCTGCAATCGGTAGCTACTTTTTATTGAGTCATAATGTGGAAGGGAGTACAGACCTTACTTCCGTTAAAATACTATATGCGGTAATAGGTGTGGTTATTTTGTTGGTTTCCATATCTTTTTCTTTTGTTAAAGTTCCACCTACTACAGACCCACATGCGGTTTCATCTCTGGATGCAGAGCATATAGACATTGCACCCGATAAAAAGTTATTGGCTCATAAACATTTTGTGTGGGCCGTTGCAGCGCAGTTCTTTAATGTGGCTGCCCAGGCAGGAACATGGGCGTTTTTTATCAATTATGGGCATGAAAAGATGGGCTTTACTGATGCCGAAGCAGGTAATTATATGGTTGCCTTTATGGGAATGATGCTAGCAGGACGTTTTATAGGGACATTTTTAATGCGTCTGATTGCCCCAAATAAGCTATTGGCGGCATTTGCTTTAGGAAACATTGTGATGTGCCTCATCGTTGCTCAAAGCTTTGGTGTGGTGTCTTTCGTTGCTTTATTGATGATCAATTTCTTTTTTAGCATTATGTTCCCTACCATCTTTAGTTTGGGCCTTAAAAACCTTGGTGCACATACACAACAGGCTGCTTCATTTTTGTCAATGGGAGTAGTGGGGGGGGCATTTTTCCCTTTCATCATGGGGCTAATAGCCGACAGAGTCGGAATTGCCAATGCATATTATGCCCCGATCATTTGCTATGTAGTGATCTTCCTGTTTGCCTACAAATTTTATAAAGTAAAACACTAA